The sequence GCATGAAGTGTTCAAACAGGCGAGCCCTCATGATTTTGCCCAGTTGATAGGATGTTGCTAGGATATTCATCCTCCAGACATAGCGGAGACCGTACATAGCAAAGGCTGACAAGACCAGTCCGCCGATGCCAAGAAAGAGCTGGCTATCCGTCAACTTGCCACTGGCAATCTGATCGATCAATTGCCCCATGATAAAAGCTGGGAACAAGTTGAGCACGCTGACTAGGCAAAGGGATAGAATACCAATCAGGTAGGCCTTCTTTTCCAGGAAGAAGAACCACCATAATTGCTTGATGATTTTCATAGATGTCCTTTCTGAACAAAAGAAAGGTTGGCAGCTTGTTACCACCAACATTAGTAAAATTCCTTGACACTAGTGTATCATAGACTGGTAGAAATAGAAAGTTTGTTACTTCAAACAGTAGTCAAACATGGCTGTGACTTGCAAGAAGAACAAGTAAACGATAAATACGTATAATAGGGGTAGAAACTAGACGATTTCTACCTTTTTCTGCATATTTATGATAAAATAAATGAAAATTTAGAAGAGGTGTTCAGATGAAAGCTATTGTTACAGTTGTCGGTAAGGACAAGTCAGGAATTGTTGCTGGTGTTGCGACTAAGATTGCGGAGTTGGGACTCAATATTGATGACATTTCCCAGACTGTTTTGGATGAGTATTTTACCATGATGGCGGTGGTGTCATCAGATGAGAAGAAAGATTTCACGCAACTTCGTGCGGAATTGGATGCCTTTGGTCAAAATTTGAACGTGAAAATCAACATTCAAAGTGCGGCGATTTTTGATGCCATGCACAACTTGTAAGGAGAGCGGTCATGGATATTAGACAGGTTAGAGAAACCATTGAGATGATCGAGGAGCAACACTTCGATATTCGGACCATTACCATGGGGATTTCCCTTTTGGACTGTATCGATTCGGATATTGATAAGGCTGCTGAGAAAGTTTACACCAAAATTGTGACCAAGGCTAAGAACTTGGTAGCGGTCGGTGATGAGATTGCGGCGGAATTAGGAATTCCCATTGTCAACAAGCGGGTGTCGGTAACGCCTATTGCTTTGATTGGTGCGGCGACAGATGCCACGGATTATCTTCCCTTAGCTCATGCCTTGGACAAGGCGGCTCATGAGATCGGCATCGATTTTATCGGAGGTTTTTCAGCTCTAGTTCAAAAGGGTTACCAAAAAGGTGATGAAATCCTTATCAACTCTATACCGCAGGCATTGGCCCAAACAACCAAAGTCTGCTCGTCGGTCAATATCGGCTCGACCAAGACGGGTATCAATATGACAGCTGTGCGGGACATGGGGCGGATCATCAAGGAGACGGCGGAAGCTTCTGACATGGGGGCGGCTAAACTTGTAGTCTTTGCCAATGCGGTCGAGGACAATCCCTTTATGGCGGGTGCCTTCCATGGTGTCGGTGAGGCGGATGTGGTCATCAACGTCGGCGTATCTGGACCTGGTGTGGTCAAGCGTGCCCTTGAAAAAGTACGTGGTGAGAGCTTTGATGTGGTGGCGGAAACGGTTAAGAAGACCGCCTTCAAGATTACTCGTATCGGTCAGTTGGTCGGCAATATGGCCAGTGAACGCCTGGGTGTCAAGTTCGGTATCGTGGACCTGTCCCTTGCTCCAACGCCAGCCGTTGGCGATTCAGTAGCACGGGTTTTGGAGGAAATGGGCTTAGAAACCGTTGGTACGCACGGAACGACTGCTGCCCTTGCTCTGCTCAATGACGCAGTCAAAAAGGGTGGAGTCATGGCCTGCAACCAGGTCGGTGGCTTGTCAGGTGCCTTTATCCCTGTGTCTGAGGACGAGGGCATGATTGCGGCGGTGCAAAATGGCTCGCTTAACCTTGAAAAATTGGAAGCCATGACGGCCATCTGTTCTGTTGGTTTGGACATGATTGCCATTCCAGAAACAACGCCTGCTGAAACCATTGCAGCTATGATTGCGGATGAGGCAGCGATTGGGGTTATCAACCAGAAAACGACTGCGGTCCGCATTATTCCACTTGGAAAAGAAGGGGATATGATTGAATTCGGCGGACTTTTGGGAACAGCTCCTGTCATGAAGGTCAATCAGGCTTCGTCTGTGGACTTTATCAACCGTGGTGGACAAATTCCAGCACCGATTCATAGCTTTAAGAACTAAAAAACGTAAACCGATTGCGACAAGCAGTCGGTTTTTTGCTATACTTAATAGTAAGAAAAGACAAGGAGAACACTATGGCAGATGTAAGATTATATATTTCTCGACATGGGAAAACCATGTTTAATACCATCGGGCGCGTGCAGGGCTGGTGTGATACACCGCTGACCAAGGCTGGTGAGGAAGGGATTCGTGAATTGGGCTTGGGGCTCAAGGATGCGGGCATTGATTTTAAACTAGCCGTATCCAGTGACCTGGGGCGGACCGTTCAGACCATGACCATCGCCCAGCGTGAGTTGGGAATTTTAGGAAAAATCCCATATTACCAAGACAAGCGTATCCGTGAATGGTGCTTTGGTAGTTTCGAAGGTATGTATGATGCCGAGCTTTTCCAAGGTGTCCTGCCTCGTTTGAAAGGGACAGTTGATGCGACAGGCATGTCCTTTGCGGAAATCGCAGCAGGTATCCAAGAAGCAGACACCGCTGGCTGGGCGGAATCATGGGAAGTTTTGAGCAATCGTATCCTGACAGGGTTTGAGGCTATCGCCCAAGACTTGGAAAAGCAGGGCGGCGGCAATGCCCTTGTGGTCAGTCATGGTATGACCATTGCAACCCTAGCCCATCTGTTGGAGCCAGAGCGTGGAGCCAATGTCTTCCTGGATAACGGCTCAATTACCGTCCTCAAATACGAAAATGGCAAGCTTTTAATTGAAGCAGTTGGGGATTTGTCCTACCGCAAACGTGGGGCAGAATTGATTGCTCAAGGGGAATAAGATATAAAATCAGGGAGTTTTCTCTGATTTTTTTCTTGGCAATCTACCATTCTAGGTCCTCAGACTGATTTTTAGCACTCTAGGTAAAAGAGTGCTAATTTTTTGTCTTTTTCTCTTGACAATCCATTTTTTCGGCGTATAATGGGAGTATAAAGTTTAGCACTCATCGTTATAGAGTGCTAAAAATATAAAAATCAACACTGTTCATGAAAGGAGCGGAGATGATTACCCAACGTCAAAATGATATTTTGAATCTGATTGTTGAATTGTTTACGCGCCATCATGAGCCAGTTGGTTCTAAGGCCTTGCAGGAGATGATTGCTTCTAGTTCGGCTACCATTCGCAATGATATGGCTAAGCTAGAGCAGTTGGGCTTGCTAGAAAAGGCTCACACGTCAAGTGGTCGAATGCCCAGTCGGGCTGGTTTTCAATACTTTGTCAACCACTCGCTCAACTTGGAACACATCAATGAAGAAGATGTTTATCAGGTGGTCAAGGCCTTCGACTTTGAAGCCTTCAAGCTGGAAGATATCTTGGAGCGGGCAAGTCAGGTCTTGGCAGATTTGACAGGCTACACTTCGGTCATCTTAGATGTGGAGCCGACCAGTCAGCAGTTGACTTCCTTTGACATCGTGCAGCTCAGTAGCCACGATGCTCTGGCAGTCTTGACCTTGGACCAGTCCAAACCTGTCACTGTTCAGTTTGCCATTCCCAAGAACTTTTTGACTAGGGACTTGGAAGTGCTCAAACGCCTGGTGGATGAACGCTTCGTTGACCAGACGGTCTTGGCAATCCACTACAAGCTGCGGACGGAGATTCCCCAGGTGGTGCAGCGTTACTTTACCACGACGGACAATGTCTTGGATCTGATGGACTACATCTTTTCCAATCTCTTCCAAGAATCAGTCTTTATCAGTGGAAAGGTTGCTTCGCTGACCTATGGCAATCTCGCCACCTATCAGCTCTTGGATAGCCCACAGCTATTAGCCCCAGAGTTGCGGCAAGGCTTGGCGCCAAACCAGCAGACCAGCATTTCTGTGGCGGAACATAGGGATCCTGCCCTAGCGGATGTGACAGTTATTCATCATCGCTTTCCAATCCCCTATCGGGGCATGGCCCAGATGAGTTTGCTTGGTCCTGTTGACATGGACTACCGTAGGCAGATGAGTTTAATCAACATCATCAGCCGCGTCCTATTTATGAAATTAACCGATTATTACCGATACTTAAGTAGTAATCATTATGAGGTAAATTAAGATGTGAGGGCGTGAAGGAAACGATTGAAAAATAGGAGATTGACGCGGTGTCATCAGACACAAGGAAATCTATCTTTTTTCTGAGTTTCTAGCCCGAACTCAATTTATTATTTGTCAAAGTAATAATAGAAAATGAAGAGGTGAACAACTTGTCAGAAGAAATCAAAAACGAAGAAATCGTAGAAGAGGTTGAAGCAACAGAAGAAGTTGTCGAAGCTCCTGAAAAATCAGAGTTGGATTTGGCAAACGAGCGTGCAGAGGAATTTGAAAACAAGTACCTCCGTGCCCACGCTGAAATGCAAAATATCCAACGCCGTGCCAACGAGGAACGCCAAACCATTCAGCGTTACCGTTCGCAAGACTTGGCCAAGAAAATCTTGCCGAGCTTGGATAACTTGGAGCGTGCCCTTCAAGTCGAAGGTCTGACAGAAGATGTCAAAAAAGGCTTAGAAATGGTACAGGAAAGCTTGATTCAAGCCCTCAAAGAAGAAGGGGTGGAAGAAGTCGCAACAGATGTCTTTGACCCAAACCTTCACATGGCCATTCAAACTGTTCCAGCCACAGGCGACTGCCCAGCAGAACACATCGCACAAGTCTTCCAAAAAGGCTACAAGTTGCATGAACGCTTGCTGAGACCGGCTATGGTAGTCGTATCAGAATAACTTAGTCTTCCAGTTTATCTTTTATTACTTCGTTAACTCGCCTTGCCGTACTCCAGTACTGTCTTCGGCTCGTTGCCTAGTACTAAAAGCAAACTGAAACACTAAGGTCGCTCTGCTATTTCCGAAAAAAGAAAACTTGACCGAAATGTCGTTAAACTACTTGAAATAAGAAAATGCGAGTTAATGACTCGCAAAATCTGCACTACTTAAGAAGAGTGTATCAAATAAAAGAAAATTAAATTTTTGAAAGGATTTGAACCCGAACGAAATGCTCGGAAAATAGATAAACCGCCTTGCATTCATCGAATGCTATGTTGGTTTCCTAATTTTCAGTCGCATTTTCGGCGTTCTTGGTATCATTATTATGTCTAAAATTATCGGTATTGACTTAGGTACAACAAACTCAGCAGTTGCAGTTCTTGAAGGAACTGAATCAAAAATCATCGCAAACCCAGAAGGAAACCGCACAACTCCGTCTGTTGTGTCTTTCAAAAATGGTGAAATCATCGTTGGTGACGCGGCAAAACGCCAAGCAGTAACCAACCCAGATACGATCATCTCTATCAAATCAAAAATGGGAACTTCTGAAAAAGTTTCAGCAAACGGCAAAGAATACACACCACAAGAAATCTCAGCAATGATCCTTCAATACTTGAAAGGCTACGCTGAAGAATACCTTGGTGAAAAAGTAACCAAGGCTGTTATTACTGTTCCTGCTTACTTCAACGATGCACAACGTCAAGCAACCAAAGACGCTGGTAAAATCGCTGGTCTTGAAGTAGAACGTATCGTCAATGAACCAACTGCAGCAGCCCTTGCTTACGGTTTGGACAAGACTGACAAAGACGAGAAAATCCTGGTATTCGACCTTGGTGGAGGTACTTTCGACGTATCTATCCTTGAACTTGGTGACGGTGTCTTTGATGTACTTGCAACAGCAGGTGACAACAAGCTCGGCGGTGACGATTTTGACCAAAAGATTATCGACCACATGGTAGCTGAATTCAAGAAAGAAAATGGCATCGACTTGTCAGCTGACAAAATGGCCCTTCAACGTTTGAAAGATGCAGCTGAAAAAGCTAAGAAAGACTTGTCAGGCGTGACATCAACTCAAATCAGCTTGCCGTTCATCACTGCAGGTGCAGCAGGTCCGCTTCACTTGGAAATGACATTGACTCGTGCGAAATTTGACGAATTGACTTACGACCTTGTAGAACGTACAAAAATTCCTGTTCGTCAAGCCCTATCAGATGCAGGCCTCAGCTTGTCAGAAATTGACGAAGTCATCCTTGTCGGTGGTTCAACTCGCATCCCAGCCGTTGTAGAAGCTGTAAAAGCTGAAACAGGTAAAGAGCCAAACAAATCTGTAAACCCTGACGAAGTGGTTGCTATGGGTGCGGCAATCCAAGGTGGTGTCATCACTGGTGATGTCAAAGACGTTGTCCTTCTTGATGTAACACCATTGTCACTTGGTATCGAAACAATGGGTGGTGTATTTACAAAACTCATCGACCGTAACACAACTATCCCAACTTCTAAATCACAAGTCTTCTCAACTGCGGCAGACAACCAGCCAGCTGTTGATATCCACGTGCTTCAAGGTGAGCGTCCAATGGCAGCGGACAACAAGACTCTTGGTCGCTTCCAATTGACTGACATCCCTGCAGCACCTCGTGGTATTCCACAAATCGAAGTAACATTCGACATCGACAAGAACGGTATCGTTTCTGTAAAAGCCAAAGACCTTGGTACGCAAAAAGAGCAAACCATCGTTATCCAGTCTAACTCAGGTTTGACAGACGAAGAAATCGACCGCATGATGAAAGATGCAGAAGCAAACGCTGAAGCAGACAAGAAACGTAAGGAAGAAGTTGACCTTCGTAACGATGTTGACCAAGCAATCTTTGCGACAGAGAAAACGCTGAAAGAAACTGAAGGCAAAGGCTTCGACGCAGAACGCGACCAAGCCCAAGTAGCTCTTGACGAGTTGAAAGCAGCCCAAGAAGCAAACAACTTGGACGACATGAAGGCTAAACTTGAAAACCTCAACGAAAAAGCCCAAGCCCTTGCAGTGAAACTCTATGAACAAGCCGCAGCAGCACAACAAGCAGCCGCAGGCCAAGAAGGTGCTCAAACAGCTAACAACGCAGGCGATGATGTAGTAGACGGCGAGTTTACTGAGAAGTAAGTCAAGATGTGAGAGCGTTAAAAGAACGACAGAAAAATAGGAACTTGACGCTGAATGCTTGCATTCAAGGAAAGTTATCTTTTTTCCGAAGTTCTTAGCTCGAACTCAGTTCTCATCTTCTCGAGAATAGAAATCATTCGTCAATAAAATTTCCGATCACAGAGGTTGCAACCCAGCCTCTGTTTTTGGGTAAATACCCTTCTAACTTTTACAGAATTGAATACTCCTACGACTCTGTGAAAAAGTCAAAAAGTCTGGGGATAGACTTTTTGAGGAATACCTGTCGCTTATTGTTTTTGTGCGACAGGGCTGAAAGTGTCTGCTGGACACTTTCACTCCCTATTTTCACTTTGTCTAACTTTTACAGAAAGGAAAGTGTTCGCAATCGAACCCGGGCTACTTTCTAAATTTTAAAGAAAGGAATACAAGTTCGGTAATTCGAACACAGGCTAAAAACCTAGTGAAAAAGATAAACTTCCTAGTGTGTTTTACACACTGCGTCAGTTTCCTATTTTCACTTTTCTCAAACCATGTATAGAAAGGAAAGTGTTCGTAACTGAACACGGGCTACGGACTGTGCCAAAAAGATAGTTTTTCCTAGGACGGTGACGTCCAGCGTCAAAACTCCTATTTTGGCTGTATCCGCTTAACGCCCTTAGTATCTTATATGAACAACACAGAATTTTACGATCGTCTGGGCGTTTCTAAGAGCGCTTCGCCAGACGAGATTAAGAAGGCTTATCGGAAGCTTTCGAAGAAATACCATCCAGATATTAACAAGGATCCGGGTGCGGAGGATAAATACAAGGAGGTCCAAGAGGCTTATGAAACCTTGAGCGATCCGCAAAAACGGTCTGCCTATGACCAGTATGGTCCTGCTGGAGCAAACGGTGGCTTCGGCGGAGGAGCAGGTGGTTTTGGTGGTTTCGACGGAGCGGGCTTCGGCGGCTTTGAAGATATCTTCTCTAGCTTCTTTGGTGGGGGTGGTGCGACCCGTAATCCCAATGCACCTCGTCAAGGTGATGATCTCCAATACCGTGTCAACCTCAAGTTTGAAGAAGCGATTTTTGGTGTGGAGCGTGAAGTGTCCTATAATCGTGAGGCCACCTGTCGGACCTGTACGGGTTCGGGTGCCAAACCTGGAACTAGTCCTGTAACCTGTGGTCGCTGTCATGGTTCTGGAGTGATCAATGTGGACACACAAACACCACTTGGTACCATGCGCCGTCAAATGACCTGTGATGTCTGTCATGGTCGTGGAAAACAAATCAAAGACCCATGTACAACCTGTCATGGAACAGGTCATGAAAAACAAGCCCATACGGTAACAGTCAAGGTTCCAGCTGGTGTCGAGACTGGTCAGCGCATTCGATTGGCTGGTCAGGGCGAGGCTGGCTTCAATGGTGGTCCGTATGGAGATCTCTATGTGGTGGTACAAGTCCAAGCATCGGACAAGTTTGAACGTGACGGGACAACTATTCATTACAAGTTGAGTTTGAACTTTGTACAGGCAGCCTTGGGTGACACCGTTCATGTCCCAACTGTTCATGGCGATGTTGATTTGGTCATTCCAGAAGGGACGCAGACTGGTAAAACCTTCCGACTTAAAGGAAAAGGTGCACCAAGTGTTCGTGGTGGAGTAATTGGTGATCAATATGTCACAGTAAATGTCGTCACTCCGACAGGTTTGAACGATCGCCAACGTGCAGCTCTTAAAGAATTTGCATCTGCTGGAAATATTGATGTTAAACCTCATAAAAAAGGCTTTTTTGACAAGGTAAAAGATGCTTTTGATGAGCTCTAAGCAGATAAAAAGACTGGTTTTTGAACTGCCCCCAAAAAGTTGGACAAATAATTATTGAAAGGATTTAGTTCTGTATTGGACAGGACTAAGTCCTTTTAATTTTGCTTTTATTCGTTTGTTGTTGTAGTAAAAAATATAATCTGTAATAGCTTCTTCAAGCTCATCAAGTGATTGATAAGATGTCTCGAGTCCATAAAACATTTCAGATTTGAGAATGCCAAAGAAAGACTCCATCATCCCATTATCTGGGCTATTCCCTTTGCGGGACATGGATGGTCGAATGCCTTTGGTTTCCAAAAAGTAATGGTAAGACTGGTGCTGGTATTGCCAACCTTGATCGCTGTGGAGAATAGTCCCACTGTATAAATCTGCTGGAAAAGCCTTCGCAAGCATGGTTTGAACCTGTTTCAAGTCAGGTGACCGAGACAGGGTAAAATCAATAATCTCACTATTATAGCCGTCAAGAACAGGCGATAAGTAGAGTTTCCCTTCAGGCAAAGCAAACTCCGTCACATCGGTATAACATTTTTCATAAGGCTTAGATCCCTCAAACTGACGTTTAATCAGATTATCAGCCTTCTTACCCAACTCACCTTTGTAAGAAGCATACTTGCGCTTACGACGAATACGAGCCGCTAAGCCCATGACTGTCATCAAGCGCTGCACCTTTTTGTGGTTGATGAAGAAACCTCGATTTCTGAGTTCTAAATAAATCCGACGATAGCCGTAATTACCTTTATGGTCATCATAAATGGCTTGAATTTCAGCCTTAATGGCTTTGTTCTTGTCGGGTTTATCCAGTTGCTTGACTTGATAATAATAAGTTGAGCGAGGCATTTTAGCTGTCGCAAGTAGGAGGTCTAGTCGGAATCCTCCTTGGACCATATCTCTAATTGTTTCTGCTGTTCGCGCACTAGTGTTTCGTCCCTCAAGCGAAGTTCTCTCAACTTTTTTAGGAAGGCCACCTCAGTTCGAAGACGTTCATTTTCCTCTTGAAGGCGCTCTAATTCCGTCATCTCTTCCCAGGTTTTCTTGCGTTTACGTCCCATCTTGCTCGGTCTCCCTCTTGGTTTTTCAAGAATAGTATACCCGTTTTTCTTGTATTGTGCTATCCAATTGGGAAGCATTCCTCGATTTGGCAAGGCATAATCAAGGGAAACTGAGAGTTGAGAACACCCATGAATCAAGACCTTATCCATTATTTCTTGCTTTAATTCAGGTGAATAATACCTATTTTTACCTTTTTCAACGCTTTCCACGCCATATCGATCCATGAGTTTTATCATGTATGTGAGATTGGCAATAGTGACCTTGTATATCTGGCTAAGGTTGACCCACGACACGCCACTCTTTCTCAGCTCATATATTTCTAGTTTATCTTCATAACTTAATTTCATAAGAAAAACACCCCAATCGTTAGATTTTGTGTCTAACTTTTGGGGTGCAGTTCATTTTCCAGTCTTTTTTTTGCCCATAAAAAAGTAGATCAGTTTTTTTCGATAGCTATAAATAAATGTGATACAATAAAAAATAGAAAAAAGAGGTCGAGGTTTGGCATGAAATCGTGGGTTGAGAATGTGGCCATAAAAAAATACGAAGATCGGTCTGGCTTGACAGGTTTGAAACAGGGACCACTGGTGTGGACCGAGGTCTTTTTGCGCGAAGTCAATCGTCAGTCCAATACAGGGATTTTACATTTTTGGCCCATGGACCAAACGGTCATTCTGGGGATGATGGACAGTCAGGTGGCCCAGCTGGACAAGGGCTTGGCCAGTATTGGTCAGGCGGGCTACAGTCCTATTATTCGGAGTTTGGGCGGTTTGGCAGTTGTTGCGGATGAAGGGATTTTAAATGTCACTCTGATCTTGCCCAATCCTGCTGGTCACAAGGTTGATTTGCGGGAGTCTTATCAGGTCATGGTGGATTTGATTGCCCAGGCGCTTTCGGATTTTCCTTTCAAGGTGGTCAGTGGTGAGGTGGCCACTTCCTACTGTCCTGGGACCTACGACCTTAGTATCAAGGGGCGGAAGTTTGCTGGATTGGCTCAGCGGATTTACCAAGAGGCCATTGCCATCTCTGCCTATATCAGTGTATCAGGCAATCAAGTCAAACGAGGGCAAGTGGTGGCTGATTTTTATGCAGCAAGTTTTGCTCCGCAAGAAGTATCGGACCGATTTCCGCAAGTAAATCCGGATTCGATGGCCAATCTGTCAGACTTGGTCGGTCAGGATGTGACGGTGGAGGATATGAAAACACGAATTGAGCGTGTCTTGATTGAAAACGGAGCTTTTCTGACCACCTTTTATCCCTCGTCAGACAATATGGCTGATTTTATGGCGCTGGGAAAGACCATCAAGCAGTCTATGGAAAAATATGGTATCTAGGAGGAAATATGGAAACCTATCAAGCACTATTTGAAGCTCTGCCATTGCACCAAACCGTCCTAGCCAATCGTTTTGTCCTGTCGCCCATGGTGACCAATTCCTCCACAGCAGATGGCTTGGTGACCCAGGATGATTTGAGCTATGCGGAGCGGCGAGCGGATGCGGCTCCTCTGCAAATCACAGGGGCGGCTTATGTGGATCCCAAGGGACAATTGTTCGAGTTTGGCTTTAGCGTGGCCAAGGATGAGGATGTTGCTGGTTTGCGAAAACTAGCCCAGGTCATGCAGTCCAAGGGGGCAAAGGCAATCTTGCAGCTGACCCATGCTGGTCGTTTTTCCAGCCACACCCTTCAGCGGGACAAGCTGGTCTATGGTCCCAGTCCCATGAAGCTCCATGCTCCCTTTCCCCATGAGGTCAAGGAGTTGACCATAGCAGAGCTGGAAGAGCTGGTGGAGGCCTATGGGCAGGCGACGCGGCGGGCTATAGAGGCGGGTTTTGCAGGGGTGGAGATTTCTTCTGCCCAGCGTTTGCTGATTCAGACCTTCTTTTCGACTTTTTCCAATCAGCGTCAGGACCGCTATGGCTGTCAAAATTTGGAAAATCGTTCCCGTTTTGGTTTAGAAGTCTTACGGAAGGTTCAGGAAGTGATTGACCAGTTGGCTCCAGCTGACTTTATTCTCGGTTTTCGGGCAACACCTGAAGAAACAAGAGGAACCAGTATCGGCTATTCTATCGAGGAATTTTTACAGTTTATGGACATGGCTTTGGAGGTTGCAAGGATTGACTACCTAGCCATTGCTTCATGGGGGCATGATGTCTTTCGCAATCAGGTTCGAGGAGCTGGGCGCCATCAGGGGCGCTTGGTCAATCAGGTGGTTCACGAGGCCTTAAAGGATAGGCTGGTGGTTATGGCGACAGGGGGGATCAATTCGGCGAAGAAGGCTATTGAGGCCTTGGAGCATGCGGATATGGTTGGTCTATCAACACCATTTATCACCGATCCTGAGTTTGCCCACAAGATTGCGGCCGGCAAGCCAGAAGACATCCAATTGCGGATTAAGCCAGAAGACCTGTCTAATCTGGCTATTCCCCAGGCCTCTTTCAAGGATATTGTTCCCTTGATGGACTATGGTGAGTCGTTGCCGAGGGAGTCGCGAGAGGTTTTCCGTAGCTTAGAAAAACACTACGAGGAGGAAAGGTATGAAAATTAGTCTCTTGGACTATGGGCTTTTGGATGAGGGGCGGACCTATCAGGAGGCCTGGCAGGATAGTTTGGCGCTGGTGCAGGCGGCGGATCGCTTGGGCTACCATCGGTTTTGGTTGGCGGAGCACCACAATGTCCATGCCCTGACCATCGGCAGTCCCGAGGTCGTGATTCCTTACTTGGCCAGTCAGACCCAGCGGATCCATCTGGGTTCGGGCGGCATCATGGGCTTGCATTATTCGCCTTATAAAATAGCAGAGTTGGCAGCCAGTTTGGAAACTCTTTTTCCAGGTCGGGTGGACATCGGCTTGGGAAATTCTACTGGCACGGCTCTGGTTAAAGAGCACATGCGTAGCCAGTTTCAACCCAGTCAATTTGACCAATGGGTCCGGCAGTTTACAGGATATCTGACAGGAAATGATGAAGCCATTGGGCTGTCGCCCAAGCTAGCAAGCTACCCAGAAATTTTCACCTTGGGGATGGGTGGGCAATCCATGGCCTTGTCTGCTAAGGAGGGCTTGGGCTATGTCTTTGGTAGCTTCCCTTACATTCCCCATGATCCTGTGGAAACAGCTGGAAAATTGGCTCAGGATTACCGTAGGGATTTTCAGCCGTCAGACATCATGGCGCAACCGCATTTTGCCCTGGCCCTCTTTGTCGTGATTGCGGAAACTAGTCAGGAGGCAGAAAATCTGGCAAAATCGCTGGACATTTGGATGTTGGGCAAGCAAGATTTTAATGAGTTTACCCATTTCCCAAGTCTAGCCACCTATCAGACCTATGAGCTGACGGAGCAGGATAGGGAAAGAATTGCCCAGCACCGCAGTCGGATGATTATT is a genomic window of Streptococcus sp. 29896 containing:
- a CDS encoding PFL family protein, which gives rise to MDIRQVRETIEMIEEQHFDIRTITMGISLLDCIDSDIDKAAEKVYTKIVTKAKNLVAVGDEIAAELGIPIVNKRVSVTPIALIGAATDATDYLPLAHALDKAAHEIGIDFIGGFSALVQKGYQKGDEILINSIPQALAQTTKVCSSVNIGSTKTGINMTAVRDMGRIIKETAEASDMGAAKLVVFANAVEDNPFMAGAFHGVGEADVVINVGVSGPGVVKRALEKVRGESFDVVAETVKKTAFKITRIGQLVGNMASERLGVKFGIVDLSLAPTPAVGDSVARVLEEMGLETVGTHGTTAALALLNDAVKKGGVMACNQVGGLSGAFIPVSEDEGMIAAVQNGSLNLEKLEAMTAICSVGLDMIAIPETTPAETIAAMIADEAAIGVINQKTTAVRIIPLGKEGDMIEFGGLLGTAPVMKVNQASSVDFINRGGQIPAPIHSFKN
- the hrcA gene encoding heat-inducible transcriptional repressor HrcA; this encodes MITQRQNDILNLIVELFTRHHEPVGSKALQEMIASSSATIRNDMAKLEQLGLLEKAHTSSGRMPSRAGFQYFVNHSLNLEHINEEDVYQVVKAFDFEAFKLEDILERASQVLADLTGYTSVILDVEPTSQQLTSFDIVQLSSHDALAVLTLDQSKPVTVQFAIPKNFLTRDLEVLKRLVDERFVDQTVLAIHYKLRTEIPQVVQRYFTTTDNVLDLMDYIFSNLFQESVFISGKVASLTYGNLATYQLLDSPQLLAPELRQGLAPNQQTSISVAEHRDPALADVTVIHHRFPIPYRGMAQMSLLGPVDMDYRRQMSLINIISRVLFMKLTDYYRYLSSNHYEVN
- the dnaJ gene encoding molecular chaperone DnaJ — encoded protein: MNNTEFYDRLGVSKSASPDEIKKAYRKLSKKYHPDINKDPGAEDKYKEVQEAYETLSDPQKRSAYDQYGPAGANGGFGGGAGGFGGFDGAGFGGFEDIFSSFFGGGGATRNPNAPRQGDDLQYRVNLKFEEAIFGVEREVSYNREATCRTCTGSGAKPGTSPVTCGRCHGSGVINVDTQTPLGTMRRQMTCDVCHGRGKQIKDPCTTCHGTGHEKQAHTVTVKVPAGVETGQRIRLAGQGEAGFNGGPYGDLYVVVQVQASDKFERDGTTIHYKLSLNFVQAALGDTVHVPTVHGDVDLVIPEGTQTGKTFRLKGKGAPSVRGGVIGDQYVTVNVVTPTGLNDRQRAALKEFASAGNIDVKPHKKGFFDKVKDAFDEL
- the dnaK gene encoding molecular chaperone DnaK, producing MSKIIGIDLGTTNSAVAVLEGTESKIIANPEGNRTTPSVVSFKNGEIIVGDAAKRQAVTNPDTIISIKSKMGTSEKVSANGKEYTPQEISAMILQYLKGYAEEYLGEKVTKAVITVPAYFNDAQRQATKDAGKIAGLEVERIVNEPTAAALAYGLDKTDKDEKILVFDLGGGTFDVSILELGDGVFDVLATAGDNKLGGDDFDQKIIDHMVAEFKKENGIDLSADKMALQRLKDAAEKAKKDLSGVTSTQISLPFITAGAAGPLHLEMTLTRAKFDELTYDLVERTKIPVRQALSDAGLSLSEIDEVILVGGSTRIPAVVEAVKAETGKEPNKSVNPDEVVAMGAAIQGGVITGDVKDVVLLDVTPLSLGIETMGGVFTKLIDRNTTIPTSKSQVFSTAADNQPAVDIHVLQGERPMAADNKTLGRFQLTDIPAAPRGIPQIEVTFDIDKNGIVSVKAKDLGTQKEQTIVIQSNSGLTDEEIDRMMKDAEANAEADKKRKEEVDLRNDVDQAIFATEKTLKETEGKGFDAERDQAQVALDELKAAQEANNLDDMKAKLENLNEKAQALAVKLYEQAAAAQQAAAGQEGAQTANNAGDDVVDGEFTEK
- a CDS encoding ACT domain-containing protein, with protein sequence MKAIVTVVGKDKSGIVAGVATKIAELGLNIDDISQTVLDEYFTMMAVVSSDEKKDFTQLRAELDAFGQNLNVKINIQSAAIFDAMHNL
- the grpE gene encoding nucleotide exchange factor GrpE, yielding MSEEIKNEEIVEEVEATEEVVEAPEKSELDLANERAEEFENKYLRAHAEMQNIQRRANEERQTIQRYRSQDLAKKILPSLDNLERALQVEGLTEDVKKGLEMVQESLIQALKEEGVEEVATDVFDPNLHMAIQTVPATGDCPAEHIAQVFQKGYKLHERLLRPAMVVVSE
- a CDS encoding histidine phosphatase family protein is translated as MADVRLYISRHGKTMFNTIGRVQGWCDTPLTKAGEEGIRELGLGLKDAGIDFKLAVSSDLGRTVQTMTIAQRELGILGKIPYYQDKRIREWCFGSFEGMYDAELFQGVLPRLKGTVDATGMSFAEIAAGIQEADTAGWAESWEVLSNRILTGFEAIAQDLEKQGGGNALVVSHGMTIATLAHLLEPERGANVFLDNGSITVLKYENGKLLIEAVGDLSYRKRGAELIAQGE